One Rhodothermus bifroesti DNA window includes the following coding sequences:
- a CDS encoding NAD(P)-dependent oxidoreductase has product MAKIDGVRFLNSQFRKALILESPDPSLDDYLRAQGIEPERLPDSVVQHPEVVIQRLREGQHDLLFKRSRFIVDEAILQASENLAAVILCCIGDDSVDKEACAREGVMVMNDPISNARSVVELVFGEMICLARRVFQANEAAHRHIWTKDNKKRYELLGKTISIIGLGNIGKQVAQMAEKFGMEVYFYDTREVAREVGVTLGWKSCRTLTEAFRAGDFVTVHVSAEDHHGRPNRNLITYEHFAQLGADRGPNSPRIFINVARGFVHTPEDLIRAVREGYVQAAAVDVYPEEPGSKEDAWHNPYAGLPEIVCTPHIGAATEEAQPRIAAYVAGTAQLFNKYGTVRDTVFSPGQVIGVEAEPPYWVLSVVHSDARGTKKAISDAIYEAGASNLQSNHRDFSRYGFAYDVSAIDKPLSEEQLRCIIEKARRISGDPTAIRAIRQFYVPANGA; this is encoded by the coding sequence ATGGCCAAAATTGACGGCGTTCGCTTTCTCAACAGCCAGTTTAGGAAAGCCCTCATTTTGGAAAGCCCGGATCCTAGCTTAGACGATTATCTACGGGCGCAGGGCATTGAACCTGAGCGTTTGCCGGATTCGGTTGTCCAGCATCCTGAGGTGGTCATTCAACGCCTCCGGGAAGGTCAGCATGATTTGCTGTTTAAGCGCAGTCGTTTTATCGTAGACGAAGCGATCCTTCAGGCTTCCGAAAACCTAGCTGCTGTCATCTTATGTTGCATTGGGGACGACTCGGTAGACAAAGAGGCGTGCGCTCGCGAGGGGGTTATGGTGATGAACGATCCTATCAGCAATGCACGTTCAGTGGTCGAGCTGGTCTTTGGTGAGATGATCTGCCTAGCGCGGCGGGTATTTCAGGCAAACGAAGCGGCCCATCGGCACATTTGGACTAAGGACAACAAGAAACGGTACGAGCTACTAGGCAAAACCATCTCGATCATTGGATTGGGCAACATCGGCAAACAAGTTGCCCAGATGGCCGAAAAGTTTGGCATGGAAGTGTATTTTTACGACACCCGAGAGGTTGCCCGGGAAGTTGGGGTAACGCTTGGCTGGAAATCTTGCCGAACGCTGACAGAAGCCTTTCGGGCAGGCGATTTTGTAACCGTACACGTTTCTGCAGAAGATCATCACGGCCGTCCCAATCGCAACTTAATCACGTACGAACATTTTGCGCAGCTTGGTGCTGACCGAGGGCCGAACAGCCCACGCATTTTTATCAATGTGGCGCGTGGTTTTGTACACACTCCCGAAGATCTTATCCGGGCTGTGCGGGAAGGCTATGTGCAAGCGGCGGCCGTCGATGTTTATCCCGAGGAACCAGGTAGCAAAGAGGATGCTTGGCATAACCCCTATGCGGGCCTTCCTGAGATTGTGTGCACGCCACATATTGGTGCCGCAACCGAAGAAGCGCAACCACGTATTGCAGCCTACGTAGCCGGCACAGCCCAGCTATTTAACAAATACGGCACGGTTCGGGATACTGTCTTCAGTCCGGGCCAGGTGATTGGCGTCGAAGCGGAACCGCCCTACTGGGTGCTGAGCGTGGTGCACAGCGATGCGCGTGGTACAAAAAAAGCCATCAGCGACGCAATCTACGAAGCCGGAGCGAGCAACCTGCAATCCAACCACCGCGACTTCAGTCGCTATGGTTTTGCTTACGATGTGAGCGCGATCGACAAGCCCCTTAGCGAAGAACAATTGCGCTGCATTATAGAAAAGGCTCGGCGGATCTCAGGTGACCCTACGGCCATCCGAGCTATCCGGCAGTTTTACGTTCCAGCCAATGGCGCTTGA
- a CDS encoding TetR/AcrR family transcriptional regulator, whose amino-acid sequence MKRTDLREAILEAAQQLLVREGYGSLTMRHIAQRAGCSVGSLYLYFERKEGLLFALLDRAQERLAERFFAPEIQSITDPRQRLQALARAYVDFGLTHPEAYEVLFMLHPRELASYPEERLEQAYRLLDPIVEAIDTYVQQHQLEMPDVRVAAVAFWSALHGIVSLLLAGRLARLRLEVDRDALIEQAIRQAMGGLCQRMRPKNNRTA is encoded by the coding sequence TTGAAACGTACAGATCTACGCGAGGCCATCCTGGAGGCTGCCCAACAGCTGTTGGTTCGTGAAGGCTACGGCAGCCTGACCATGCGGCATATTGCCCAGCGGGCAGGTTGCAGTGTAGGTAGTTTGTATCTCTACTTTGAGCGCAAAGAAGGCCTTCTTTTTGCGCTGCTGGATCGGGCGCAGGAGCGGCTGGCCGAGCGCTTCTTTGCCCCAGAAATTCAGTCTATTACCGATCCTAGGCAACGGCTTCAGGCGCTGGCCCGGGCGTACGTAGACTTTGGACTTACGCATCCTGAGGCCTACGAAGTGCTCTTTATGCTGCATCCGCGCGAGCTGGCTTCGTATCCCGAAGAGCGGCTTGAGCAGGCCTATCGACTGCTGGATCCTATTGTCGAGGCGATTGACACCTATGTGCAGCAGCATCAGCTAGAAATGCCCGACGTGCGGGTAGCTGCAGTAGCTTTCTGGAGCGCCCTGCACGGCATCGTGAGCCTGCTGCTAGCCGGGCGTCTGGCCCGGCTTCGGCTAGAAGTAGACCGAGACGCACTCATCGAACAGGCCATTCGCCAGGCTATGGGCGGCCTATGCCAACGAATGCGTCCTAAAAACAATCGCACCGCATGA
- a CDS encoding MBL fold metallo-hydrolase translates to MIPLAEGIYYIDLHYLGTDRLIACAVVETPQGLLLVDPGPTVTVPQLKAALHQAGLSLADVHALLLTHIHLDHAGATGAIVAEAPHIQVYVHPIGAPHMVDPNRLLDSARRLYGELMNALWGTVLPVPPSQVNTLKDGAKLCFGGRTLEVAYTPGHASHHVSFLDTQTGIAFVGDTAGMQLTGTRCLLPVTPPPDIQLEAWQESLRRLAQWQPKQLLLTHFGPSEMPTVHLREMAQRLREMAEAVRAALEAGGDEAQQAEAFHAQVMAALRACVQDEALLTRYEGFGQPRVSWQGLARYWRRKLQTSKT, encoded by the coding sequence ATGATTCCGCTTGCCGAGGGCATTTACTATATCGACCTGCACTATCTGGGCACAGATCGGCTCATTGCTTGCGCGGTCGTGGAGACACCGCAAGGGCTGTTGCTGGTCGATCCAGGACCCACAGTAACGGTGCCGCAGCTCAAGGCTGCACTGCACCAAGCCGGTCTCTCGCTGGCGGATGTGCATGCACTCCTCTTGACGCACATCCACCTAGACCACGCTGGGGCAACCGGTGCGATTGTCGCGGAAGCCCCCCATATACAGGTATACGTGCACCCCATCGGTGCCCCACATATGGTCGATCCTAACCGACTGCTAGACAGTGCACGCCGGCTTTATGGTGAACTCATGAATGCGCTTTGGGGAACTGTCCTGCCTGTTCCTCCAAGCCAGGTAAACACGCTTAAGGATGGAGCAAAACTTTGCTTTGGTGGTCGAACCCTCGAAGTCGCCTATACTCCTGGCCATGCCTCGCACCACGTCAGTTTTCTAGATACCCAGACAGGTATTGCTTTTGTTGGCGATACAGCCGGTATGCAGCTTACGGGTACGCGTTGTCTGCTGCCAGTGACGCCACCGCCAGACATTCAGCTTGAGGCCTGGCAGGAAAGCCTAAGGCGCTTGGCCCAATGGCAGCCTAAACAGCTTTTGCTGACGCACTTTGGCCCTTCTGAAATGCCAACAGTCCATCTGCGCGAGATGGCGCAGCGGCTACGTGAAATGGCCGAAGCGGTGCGTGCCGCGTTGGAAGCGGGTGGGGATGAGGCCCAGCAAGCCGAAGCGTTTCATGCGCAGGTTATGGCCGCGCTTCGTGCCTGCGTGCAAGATGAAGCATTGCTAACCCGCTACGAAGGGTTTGGGCAACCACGCGTAAGCTGGCAGGGATTGGCTCGTTATTGGCGCCGCAAACTGCAAACTTCTAAGACTTAG